The Desulfobacterales bacterium genome window below encodes:
- the ftsH gene encoding ATP-dependent zinc metalloprotease FtsH — protein MNPFYKNLALWLVITLMMIMLYNLFNQQHVTEAKISYTDFLGMVEKGQVAEVVIQGQDLFVTDENRNRYKIYAPPDGDLIKTLRQKGVSIQAKPPSESPWYMSILVSWFPMIVLIGIWIFFMRQMQSGGGKALSFGKSRARLSSDQSAKVTFADVAGIDEAKEELGEIVEFLREPKKFTRLGGRIPKGVLLMGPPGTGKTLLGRAIAGEAGVPFFSISGSDFVEMFVGVGASRVRDLFVQGKKNAPCIIFIDEIDAVGRHRGAGLGGGHDEREQTLNQLLVEMDGFESNEGVILIAATNRPDVLDPALLRPGRFDRQVVVSLPDIRGREKILAVHMRKTPIAADVNALILAKGTPGFSGADLENLVNEAALLAAKRNKEKIEMVDFEESKDKVYMGLERKSKVISDEDKKTTAYHEGGHALVARFLPFTDAVNKITIIPRGRAAGVTWFLPEERDFKYKDQLESELAVAFGGRVAEEIVFKRISTGASNDIKQATELAQKMVRAWGMSENLGPLSYSKDEEHIFLGREIAQHRDYSEETARKIDAEVNNLIINAYRRAKEVLEENIDVLHKLAENLLEKETVMGAELDALIKTMKPEFQRPSKPAEETDKKENSES, from the coding sequence TTGAATCCGTTTTACAAAAATTTGGCATTATGGCTTGTGATCACCCTGATGATGATCATGCTGTATAATCTGTTTAATCAACAGCACGTGACGGAAGCAAAAATCAGTTACACGGATTTTCTCGGCATGGTTGAAAAAGGGCAGGTTGCCGAGGTCGTGATTCAGGGTCAAGACCTTTTTGTAACTGATGAAAATCGAAACCGATATAAAATTTATGCGCCACCGGACGGCGACCTGATTAAAACCCTCCGACAAAAGGGTGTATCCATTCAGGCCAAACCCCCCAGCGAGTCTCCCTGGTACATGTCCATTCTGGTTTCCTGGTTCCCCATGATTGTGCTCATCGGCATCTGGATATTTTTCATGCGTCAGATGCAGTCCGGCGGGGGTAAGGCCCTTTCTTTCGGTAAAAGCCGGGCCCGGCTCTCATCCGATCAGTCCGCCAAAGTCACATTTGCGGATGTTGCCGGCATCGATGAAGCCAAGGAAGAGCTGGGTGAAATTGTCGAGTTCCTGCGGGAGCCCAAAAAGTTTACCCGTCTGGGGGGGCGCATCCCCAAAGGGGTCTTGTTGATGGGACCTCCGGGAACGGGTAAAACCCTTCTGGGACGCGCCATCGCCGGGGAAGCCGGCGTGCCTTTCTTCAGCATCAGCGGGTCGGACTTTGTGGAGATGTTTGTGGGCGTGGGTGCATCCCGGGTGAGGGATCTTTTTGTTCAGGGCAAAAAAAACGCCCCCTGCATCATCTTTATTGATGAGATCGATGCAGTCGGCCGGCACCGCGGCGCCGGCCTCGGCGGCGGCCATGATGAAAGAGAACAGACCCTGAACCAGCTCCTGGTTGAAATGGATGGATTTGAATCCAACGAGGGCGTCATTTTGATCGCCGCCACCAACCGTCCCGATGTACTGGATCCCGCCCTGCTGCGGCCGGGCCGTTTCGACCGGCAGGTGGTTGTTTCGCTGCCGGATATCAGGGGCCGGGAAAAAATCCTTGCGGTCCATATGCGCAAAACACCGATTGCCGCGGATGTCAATGCCTTAATCCTGGCAAAAGGAACACCGGGTTTTTCAGGTGCCGACCTGGAGAACCTCGTTAATGAGGCCGCTCTGCTGGCGGCCAAAAGAAACAAAGAAAAAATTGAAATGGTCGACTTTGAGGAATCCAAGGACAAAGTCTATATGGGTCTGGAGCGCAAGTCGAAAGTTATTTCGGATGAGGATAAAAAAACCACGGCATATCACGAAGGCGGACATGCCCTGGTGGCTCGGTTTCTCCCCTTTACCGATGCCGTCAACAAGATCACCATTATTCCCAGGGGGCGGGCTGCCGGCGTGACCTGGTTTCTGCCCGAAGAAAGAGATTTTAAATACAAAGACCAATTGGAGAGCGAGCTTGCCGTGGCCTTTGGCGGACGCGTTGCCGAAGAAATCGTTTTCAAACGCATCAGCACAGGGGCTTCCAACGATATTAAGCAAGCCACCGAGCTTGCCCAGAAGATGGTGCGGGCCTGGGGCATGAGCGAAAACCTGGGACCGCTCTCTTACTCCAAAGATGAAGAACATATCTTTCTGGGACGTGAAATCGCTCAGCACCGGGATTACTCTGAAGAAACCGCCCGCAAAATCGATGCAGAAGTGAACAACCTGATCATCAATGCGTATAGACGCGCCAAGGAAGTTTTGGAAGAAAATATCGATGTTCTTCATAAACTGGCGGAGAACCTGCTTGAAAAAGAGACGGTCATGGGGGCTGAACTGGATGCGCTTATAAAGACAATGAAACCGGAATTTCAGCGGCCGTCTAAGCCGGCGGAAGAAACGGATAAAAAAGAAAATTCCGAAAGCTAA
- the folP gene encoding dihydropteroate synthase, protein MGIHTLAWGAHCLSFGRRTNIMGVLNVTPDSFSDGGRFYPCDLAVAQGLKLVQSGADILDIGGESTRPFSEPLSAEEEIRRVLPVIKKLSPQISIPISIDTTKARVARQALEAGAAMINDIGALRLDPDMARVAAEYQVPIILMHMKGTPKTMQVAPRYDNLMAEIKSFLSEAAARAQAGGVPGTHIIIDPGIGFGKTFHHNLAIINRLSELKSLGFPILVGPSRKAFIRNILKGEGDADIDPDSELVETGTQAAIAAAVIRGADIVRVHDVARTRPTAAICDAIKKASGD, encoded by the coding sequence ATGGGGATACACACATTAGCCTGGGGGGCGCACTGCCTCTCGTTCGGCCGACGGACCAATATCATGGGGGTTTTAAATGTTACCCCCGATTCATTTTCCGACGGCGGCCGATTCTATCCGTGCGATCTGGCTGTCGCCCAGGGCCTGAAACTGGTTCAGTCCGGCGCCGACATCCTGGACATCGGCGGAGAATCGACGCGTCCGTTTTCCGAACCGCTCTCCGCCGAAGAGGAAATCCGGCGCGTTCTACCGGTGATTAAAAAGCTCTCCCCTCAAATTTCCATTCCGATTTCCATCGATACCACCAAAGCCCGGGTGGCCCGGCAAGCCCTTGAGGCCGGGGCCGCCATGATCAATGATATCGGCGCGCTGCGCCTTGATCCGGACATGGCAAGGGTGGCCGCGGAATATCAGGTGCCGATTATTCTGATGCATATGAAGGGGACCCCTAAAACCATGCAGGTCGCACCCCGTTATGACAACCTGATGGCGGAAATTAAATCGTTCCTGTCGGAAGCTGCCGCCCGGGCGCAGGCAGGCGGAGTCCCCGGAACGCACATTATCATTGATCCGGGGATCGGTTTTGGTAAAACATTTCATCACAATCTGGCCATCATCAACCGGCTATCTGAACTCAAGTCCCTGGGCTTTCCCATTCTGGTGGGGCCGTCCCGAAAAGCGTTTATTCGAAACATTCTCAAAGGCGAAGGCGACGCGGATATCGATCCGGATTCCGAACTTGTGGAAACAGGCACCCAGGCCGCGATTGCTGCAGCGGTCATAAGGGGGGCCGACATCGTCAGGGTGCATGATGTTGCCCGGACCCGGCCGACCGCAGCGATTTGTGACGCGATTAAAAAGGCATCGGGCGATTGA
- a CDS encoding CdaR family protein gives MIRSGQLKWIFVLGLMGLCFVLLWPGMTTDEVDWYVPIEIENLPKGLIAIQSHPKGVEIRVRGPRTVVQTLSDQKIEYRLNLGDATPGMHAVVIDPNLIGLPKGLKIRSVNPSRFSVKIENEINKELPVRVSFQGEPAPGFFIADALAIPDAVVLRGPESVLAPLTKIETKPIDVGGLNETFRKEVPLDLAEGLDVVSASRLTMVAVTVAEKVTTKKMENVPIQGKNTRYRYRISPATLRIVVKGPAQVLEKLDAARDISVTVDLKGLAPGTYTKRAAFTLPVQATLVSAEPEEFKVTLTVR, from the coding sequence ATGATTCGATCCGGCCAGTTGAAATGGATTTTTGTCCTTGGGCTGATGGGGCTCTGTTTTGTCTTGCTGTGGCCCGGCATGACAACGGATGAAGTCGACTGGTATGTCCCAATCGAAATTGAAAACCTGCCTAAGGGGTTGATCGCAATCCAGTCGCACCCAAAGGGGGTTGAAATCCGGGTACGCGGACCCCGGACGGTTGTTCAAACCCTTTCTGACCAAAAAATTGAATACCGCTTAAATCTGGGAGACGCAACACCCGGAATGCATGCTGTCGTTATCGACCCCAATTTAATCGGGCTGCCAAAGGGCCTGAAGATCCGGTCGGTAAATCCTTCCCGGTTTTCAGTTAAGATCGAAAACGAGATCAACAAAGAATTGCCTGTCAGAGTATCTTTTCAGGGAGAACCTGCCCCCGGTTTTTTTATTGCCGATGCGCTCGCCATACCGGATGCCGTTGTTTTGCGAGGTCCTGAAAGCGTCTTGGCGCCCCTGACGAAAATAGAAACAAAGCCGATTGACGTGGGCGGTTTAAATGAAACGTTCAGAAAAGAAGTACCACTTGATTTGGCCGAAGGGCTTGATGTAGTTTCAGCTTCCCGGCTGACGATGGTTGCGGTTACCGTCGCCGAGAAAGTTACAACCAAAAAGATGGAAAATGTGCCGATTCAGGGAAAAAACACACGTTATCGGTACCGGATTTCACCGGCCACGCTAAGAATCGTCGTAAAGGGACCGGCACAGGTCCTTGAAAAGCTGGACGCAGCCCGGGACATAAGCGTAACGGTGGATCTAAAGGGATTGGCTCCGGGTACGTATACGAAAAGGGCGGCCTTTACCCTGCCGGTCCAAGCGACCCTGGTTAGCGCTGAGCCGGAAGAGTTTAAAGTAACGCTGACGGTCCGTTAG
- a CDS encoding type III pantothenate kinase, with protein MIFVIDVGNTNTVMGIFKGEKLVKDWRIRTERNATEDEFNVLVTGLFNGSNIPFQAVEKTIISSVVPPMVKVLEAFCRKYLGRAPHWVDAKSAAGMPILYNNPAEVGADRIVNAVAAFNKYKTSLIVIDFGTATTFDVISAKGEYLGGAISPGIMIAAEALYKETSKLPRVEIIVAPENVIGKDTENSIKSGVIYGYAGLVDGMVRRMKAEMGTTPKVIATGGLATLMHEVAETIEAIEPDLTLRGLRIISEHI; from the coding sequence ATGATTTTTGTCATTGATGTGGGCAACACCAATACCGTTATGGGTATTTTTAAGGGCGAAAAGCTGGTCAAGGATTGGCGTATCCGGACGGAAAGAAACGCAACCGAAGATGAGTTTAATGTCCTGGTAACCGGGCTGTTTAACGGCAGCAACATTCCCTTTCAGGCGGTGGAAAAAACCATCATTTCCAGTGTGGTGCCGCCCATGGTTAAGGTCCTGGAAGCGTTCTGCCGAAAATACCTGGGACGGGCGCCGCACTGGGTTGATGCCAAATCAGCCGCCGGCATGCCGATTCTCTATAACAACCCGGCTGAAGTGGGCGCGGACCGGATTGTCAATGCGGTGGCCGCCTTTAACAAGTATAAAACCAGTCTGATCGTGATTGATTTCGGCACGGCCACAACCTTTGACGTGATTTCTGCAAAGGGCGAGTATCTCGGCGGCGCCATCAGTCCCGGCATCATGATCGCAGCCGAGGCGTTATATAAAGAAACATCCAAGCTGCCCCGGGTTGAAATTATTGTGGCGCCGGAAAATGTCATCGGCAAGGATACAGAAAACAGCATCAAGTCCGGCGTTATTTATGGTTATGCCGGGCTGGTGGATGGAATGGTGCGGCGAATGAAAGCTGAAATGGGAACGACCCCTAAAGTTATTGCCACCGGCGGGCTGGCGACACTGATGCATGAAGTTGCCGAAACGATCGAAGCGATCGAGCCGGATCTAACCCTGAGGGGGCTGAGGATCATCAGCGAACATATTTGA
- a CDS encoding zinc-ribbon domain-containing protein yields the protein MDITCDKCQSKFKIPDEKIPTDKVAILRCPKCKEKITVGGPPASPEETPHQPEMSSSAAASETYDASDKPFDFVEEEGKTALVCESDPGVKKTISNALTALDYHITDAENARDALKKMRYHNYDLILANEEFDTADPDRNGVLIFIERLNMSIRRDMFVVLISNRFRTMDNMMAFNKSVNIIINFSNIKDFDKILRRGLTDNDYFYRIYKEMMRKTGRI from the coding sequence ATGGATATTACCTGTGATAAATGTCAAAGCAAGTTCAAGATCCCGGACGAAAAGATTCCCACAGACAAGGTGGCAATCCTCCGCTGTCCCAAATGTAAAGAGAAAATAACGGTGGGAGGGCCGCCGGCCTCACCGGAAGAAACGCCGCATCAGCCCGAGATGTCTTCTTCAGCAGCGGCTTCTGAGACTTACGATGCGTCTGATAAGCCATTTGATTTCGTTGAGGAAGAAGGCAAGACCGCTCTTGTCTGCGAATCGGACCCCGGCGTCAAAAAAACCATCAGCAACGCCCTGACGGCCCTGGACTATCATATTACCGACGCAGAAAACGCCAGAGACGCACTCAAAAAGATGCGCTATCATAATTACGATCTGATTCTGGCCAACGAGGAATTTGACACGGCCGACCCGGACAGGAATGGGGTACTGATCTTTATTGAGCGCTTGAATATGTCTATCCGACGGGACATGTTCGTTGTCCTGATCAGCAACCGGTTTCGTACCATGGACAATATGATGGCTTTCAACAAAAGCGTTAATATCATTATAAATTTCAGTAATATCAAGGACTTTGACAAGATCCTGCGGCGGGGCCTCACCGACAACGATTACTTTTACCGGATCTATAAAGAAATGATGCGTAAGACCGGACGAATCTGA
- a CDS encoding PilT/PilU family type 4a pilus ATPase yields MKKQEIDHILTKMLDSHNNVSDLNLTVGKPLQVESAGELVGVELEPEFRELTPFQTEVFAMNLINQDRRLTEILLNEGSCDLSYALAGKARFRVNIFSQSSNYSIVLRKLESKIPTIRELNLPPAFYKIAQEKNGIVFVTGATGSGKSTSLAAALDEINNNKSLHVVTLEDPIEYQHPHKKSTFNQRELGTDFDAFSSGLRAALRQAPKVILVGEMRDRETVEIGMSAAETGHLVLSTLHTVDAGQTINRILGMFSTEEENQIRIRLADTVRWIVCQRLLPKVGGGRVAAFEILGSNLRIIDAILHGESEGKTFYEIMQAGKAFGMTTFDDYIVGLYEKGLITEETALAYSSRKGIVGRGIDKVKSSRGEATTDIDDLVMDAKYGKKK; encoded by the coding sequence ATGAAAAAACAGGAAATAGATCATATCTTGACAAAGATGCTGGACTCCCATAATAACGTATCCGACCTGAACTTAACCGTCGGAAAACCGCTTCAGGTTGAAAGCGCCGGCGAACTGGTGGGTGTGGAATTGGAACCTGAATTCAGAGAGCTCACTCCTTTTCAGACTGAAGTTTTTGCCATGAATCTCATCAATCAGGATCGCCGTCTGACGGAAATACTGCTCAATGAAGGATCCTGCGACCTCTCCTATGCCCTTGCCGGCAAGGCCCGCTTCCGGGTTAACATCTTTTCACAATCCAGCAACTATTCCATTGTATTACGAAAATTGGAATCCAAAATACCGACCATCAGGGAGCTCAACCTGCCGCCGGCTTTTTACAAAATCGCCCAGGAAAAAAACGGGATTGTTTTTGTAACCGGCGCAACCGGCTCCGGTAAGTCGACCTCTCTGGCAGCGGCACTGGATGAAATCAACAACAACAAATCGCTTCATGTCGTTACCCTGGAAGATCCCATTGAATATCAGCACCCTCATAAAAAATCCACTTTCAACCAGCGTGAACTGGGTACGGATTTCGACGCATTTTCCAGTGGACTCCGTGCAGCCCTGCGCCAAGCGCCCAAAGTTATCCTCGTTGGAGAAATGCGCGACCGCGAAACTGTTGAAATCGGAATGAGCGCTGCTGAAACCGGCCACCTGGTCTTGTCAACCCTTCATACCGTTGACGCCGGTCAAACCATCAACCGCATTCTCGGCATGTTTTCCACCGAAGAGGAGAACCAAATCCGAATTCGCCTGGCCGACACGGTTCGATGGATCGTCTGTCAGCGGCTCCTCCCCAAGGTCGGCGGCGGGCGGGTGGCTGCATTTGAAATATTGGGATCGAACCTCAGAATTATCGATGCCATTCTGCACGGTGAGTCTGAAGGCAAAACTTTTTATGAAATCATGCAGGCCGGCAAGGCCTTTGGAATGACGACCTTTGACGACTACATTGTCGGTCTGTACGAAAAAGGGCTCATCACCGAAGAAACCGCCCTGGCCTATTCATCCCGCAAGGGGATCGTCGGCCGCGGTATTGATAAGGTTAAAAGCTCACGCGGTGAAGCCACAACAGACATCGATGACCTTGTGATGGACGCAAAATACGGCAAGAAAAAATAG
- a CDS encoding type IV pilus twitching motility protein PilT has protein sequence MAKIDAFFKLMNDQGASDLHLVSGQPPALRIRGDMERVKYKNLDNDELKSMLYEIAPEDKVKLFEETGDADFGYEIPGLARYRANFFMQKYGVAAVFREIPSKIMTAEKLGLPPVMSKLAGLPRGLVLVTGPTGSGKSTTLAAIIDVANRTRKDHIITVEDPIEFVHESQACIVNHREVGLHTKTFSAALRGALREDPDIILVGELRDLETISLAIEAASTGHLVFGTLHTSSAAKTVDRIIEVFPASQQPQIRSTLSDGLRAIIAQVLFKRIDVKGRVPALEILIANPAVRNLIREAKTHQINSMIQTGKKYGMQLLDDAIMELLEKRRISADEAYAKSNDKGRFRPFLKTPPADFTEA, from the coding sequence ATGGCTAAAATTGATGCTTTTTTCAAACTGATGAACGACCAGGGGGCCTCTGACCTTCATCTGGTATCCGGACAGCCGCCTGCTCTAAGAATCCGGGGCGATATGGAGCGGGTGAAGTATAAAAACCTTGACAATGACGAGTTAAAATCGATGCTTTATGAAATTGCCCCGGAAGACAAGGTCAAATTATTCGAGGAAACCGGCGACGCGGATTTCGGGTATGAAATCCCGGGGCTGGCAAGATACCGGGCCAACTTCTTTATGCAGAAATATGGTGTCGCCGCGGTTTTTAGAGAAATTCCCAGTAAAATCATGACGGCTGAAAAGCTGGGGCTGCCGCCGGTCATGTCAAAGCTTGCCGGACTCCCCCGGGGGCTGGTCCTGGTGACCGGCCCCACCGGAAGCGGCAAATCGACGACCCTTGCAGCCATTATCGACGTGGCCAACCGAACACGCAAAGACCACATCATCACCGTTGAAGACCCCATCGAATTTGTGCATGAAAGCCAGGCGTGCATCGTCAATCATCGTGAAGTCGGTCTTCATACCAAGACTTTCAGTGCGGCCTTGCGGGGGGCATTGCGCGAGGATCCGGATATTATACTGGTGGGGGAATTAAGAGATTTGGAAACCATCTCGCTGGCCATCGAGGCCGCCTCCACCGGCCACCTTGTTTTTGGAACACTGCATACTTCCAGTGCCGCCAAAACCGTCGATCGTATCATAGAAGTTTTTCCGGCCAGCCAGCAGCCCCAAATCCGCTCAACGTTGTCGGATGGTCTGCGGGCGATCATTGCCCAAGTTCTTTTTAAGCGCATCGACGTGAAAGGCCGCGTCCCGGCGCTTGAAATATTAATCGCCAACCCGGCCGTTCGCAACTTGATCCGCGAAGCCAAAACCCATCAGATCAACTCCATGATACAGACCGGCAAGAAATACGGCATGCAGCTTCTGGATGACGCCATTATGGAACTGCTTGAAAAACGGCGGATAAGTGCGGACGAGGCATATGCCAAATCAAACGACAAGGGTCGTTTCCGGCCATTTTTAAAAACACCGCCGGCCGACTTTACCGAAGCTTAG
- a CDS encoding YggT family protein: MFVFGYFLMAIAKILDLVLLCFMWIVVARAVLSWVNPDPFNPIVRFIHNITEPVLYRIRTFLPASFGGIDFSPIIVFLGVIFLRTFVVSSLFRFSSSLL; encoded by the coding sequence ATGTTTGTTTTCGGCTATTTCTTAATGGCAATTGCAAAGATACTGGATCTTGTCCTGCTTTGTTTCATGTGGATAGTCGTTGCCCGTGCGGTTTTATCATGGGTAAACCCCGACCCCTTCAATCCAATTGTTCGATTTATTCATAATATAACGGAACCGGTTTTATATCGTATCCGAACCTTTTTACCCGCCAGTTTCGGCGGCATAGATTTTTCCCCGATTATCGTCTTCTTGGGCGTGATATTTCTGCGGACATTTGTCGTCAGCAGTCTTTTTAGATTTTCAAGTTCGCTGCTGTAA
- the proC gene encoding pyrroline-5-carboxylate reductase translates to MTKIEKKIGVLGAGNMGEAFVGALVRSKVSEPAMIAISDVRKERLDFMHATYGVMPFADNFKLFNDCAVVILAVKPQQTDEVLQQIAGHSGYGIAARKLFISIAAGIPIRKLEALLYSPLDEGMRIKLPIIRVMPNTPALVLAGMSGMSANANATPEDLETTRTILGALGKVMAFKEADLDAVTALSGSGPAYVFYFIESMIAGGLAAGLEPHAAETLTLQTLKGALKLLRERKEPPEELRRKVTSPGGTTEAALKVMEAQQVKQNIVAAIVAAARRSQELSR, encoded by the coding sequence TTGACAAAAATCGAAAAAAAAATAGGGGTGTTGGGTGCGGGAAACATGGGCGAAGCATTTGTGGGGGCCCTGGTACGATCCAAGGTTTCAGAACCTGCCATGATCGCTATCAGTGATGTTCGCAAAGAGCGCCTGGATTTTATGCATGCGACATATGGCGTTATGCCGTTTGCAGACAATTTTAAGCTTTTTAACGACTGCGCTGTTGTGATACTTGCCGTCAAACCGCAGCAAACAGATGAGGTGCTGCAACAGATTGCCGGTCACTCCGGATATGGGATAGCAGCGCGGAAACTGTTTATTTCAATAGCGGCGGGCATACCGATCCGTAAATTGGAAGCATTACTATATAGTCCCCTGGATGAAGGCATGCGCATAAAGCTGCCGATCATTCGGGTCATGCCGAACACGCCCGCGCTTGTTTTAGCCGGCATGTCCGGTATGAGCGCCAACGCGAATGCCACCCCGGAGGATCTTGAGACGACCCGGACGATTTTGGGGGCTTTAGGAAAGGTCATGGCGTTCAAGGAGGCCGACCTGGATGCCGTAACCGCCCTTTCCGGTTCAGGGCCTGCCTATGTTTTTTATTTTATCGAATCCATGATAGCAGGCGGCCTGGCAGCCGGACTCGAACCGCATGCTGCCGAGACGCTGACGCTGCAGACGCTGAAGGGGGCTTTAAAGCTGTTGCGGGAACGGAAAGAGCCGCCGGAAGAACTGCGCCGCAAGGTTACATCACCCGGCGGCACGACCGAGGCCGCCCTCAAGGTGATGGAGGCCCAACAGGTTAAACAAAACATCGTTGCGGCAATTGTTGCAGCCGCCCGGCGATCGCAAGAACTCAGCCGCTGA
- a CDS encoding cytochrome c biogenesis protein CcdA: protein MFADTVTYPAAFIAGVFSFFSPCILPLIPGYFTFITGYSLDDMTGGAIAGIRKKVFISTLAFVFGFSVVFILLGASASFVGSVLFRYRDGIRIIGGMIIVIFGIHLTGLVRIPLLDFEKRIQLDRKPIHFLGTFIVGMAFGAGWSPCIGPLLGSILVIAGGKETVQEGMVLLGIYSAGLAVPFVTISVFIHFLLVFIKKTAWALKYLNWAAGILLIVLGLLLMTNRLNLIAVSI, encoded by the coding sequence ATGTTTGCTGATACCGTAACCTATCCTGCTGCTTTCATAGCGGGTGTCTTTTCTTTTTTTTCACCCTGTATCCTGCCCCTGATACCGGGATATTTTACGTTTATTACCGGTTACTCCCTGGACGACATGACCGGCGGGGCGATTGCCGGCATTCGCAAAAAGGTTTTTATCTCAACCCTTGCATTTGTCTTTGGGTTTTCAGTCGTTTTTATTTTGCTGGGGGCCTCAGCTTCATTTGTGGGAAGCGTTCTGTTCAGGTACCGTGACGGGATTCGCATCATCGGCGGTATGATCATCGTGATATTCGGCATACATTTAACCGGCTTGGTTCGAATCCCCCTGCTGGATTTTGAAAAGCGAATCCAGTTGGACAGGAAGCCGATCCATTTCCTGGGGACATTTATTGTGGGCATGGCGTTTGGGGCGGGCTGGAGCCCCTGCATCGGGCCGTTACTGGGATCGATTCTGGTCATCGCCGGCGGCAAGGAGACGGTTCAAGAGGGCATGGTGCTGCTGGGCATCTACTCAGCCGGGCTGGCGGTACCCTTTGTAACCATATCCGTTTTTATTCATTTCCTGCTGGTCTTTATCAAAAAAACAGCCTGGGCACTGAAATATTTAAACTGGGCGGCCGGTATTCTGTTAATCGTTTTGGGGCTTTTATTAATGACGAACCGGCTGAACCTGATAGCAGTTTCAATTTAG
- a CDS encoding thioredoxin fold domain-containing protein produces MKHKLAGLMLAVLFFLGLFLTGSPAASGNIKWYPYETGMELGKKENKKIFLHFWAEWCDYCKQMARETFTDSAVIAYLNKYFISIKVNSDKEQAIASGYNVRGLPDNWFIDEKNVIIGNHPGYIPPDKLLPQLRYIHSNSYQKMSYSKFLNVK; encoded by the coding sequence ATGAAACATAAACTTGCGGGATTGATGCTGGCGGTCCTGTTTTTTCTGGGATTATTTTTGACCGGCAGCCCTGCCGCGTCGGGCAATATCAAATGGTACCCCTATGAAACGGGAATGGAACTTGGAAAAAAAGAAAATAAAAAGATATTTCTGCACTTCTGGGCGGAATGGTGCGACTACTGCAAACAAATGGCCAGGGAAACATTTACCGATTCAGCCGTGATTGCCTATTTAAATAAGTACTTTATTTCCATCAAAGTGAATTCCGATAAAGAGCAGGCAATTGCTTCAGGCTATAACGTCCGCGGCCTGCCGGACAACTGGTTTATCGACGAAAAAAACGTGATCATCGGAAATCATCCGGGCTATATCCCGCCGGATAAACTGCTGCCCCAGTTAAGATATATTCACAGCAACAGCTATCAGAAAATGTCGTATAGCAAATTTCTGAATGTGAAATAA
- a CDS encoding ChaN family lipoprotein has product MSTKKLVIQDSLKEFETGTIVSAETATPITFEVLIDELKDVRVIYVGENHIDPAHHQIQLDIIRALAQERPDVSVGMEMFDRSYQPILDQWSGGLLQQDEFVKKTHWYGNWRYPYELYADILDFVKAKNLRLVALNLPFHIPPKIRMGGIDSLMEGDSAYLPKEIDTTHPAHRAYLEEVFKQHHGRVGDNFESFYQAQCAWEDVMAESVALHLKGEVIVVLAGNGHIIRKFGIPNRAFKRSGTPFRTIYLAPAGSTVTRDVADYIWVTP; this is encoded by the coding sequence GTGTCGACCAAAAAATTGGTCATACAGGATAGTTTAAAAGAATTTGAGACCGGGACAATTGTATCCGCAGAGACTGCTACGCCCATTACCTTTGAGGTCCTGATAGATGAATTAAAAGATGTTCGGGTCATTTATGTGGGAGAAAATCATATTGATCCGGCCCACCATCAAATCCAGTTAGACATCATTCGGGCTTTGGCCCAAGAACGGCCCGATGTGTCCGTGGGTATGGAAATGTTTGACCGTTCCTACCAGCCCATTCTCGACCAGTGGTCCGGCGGGCTATTGCAGCAGGACGAATTTGTTAAAAAGACGCACTGGTACGGCAATTGGCGCTACCCTTATGAACTGTATGCCGATATCCTTGATTTTGTAAAAGCAAAGAACCTGCGGCTTGTGGCGTTGAACCTGCCGTTTCATATTCCACCCAAGATACGCATGGGCGGAATCGACAGCCTGATGGAAGGTGATTCCGCCTATCTGCCCAAAGAGATCGACACGACCCACCCGGCCCACCGGGCCTATCTTGAGGAAGTTTTTAAACAACACCATGGACGGGTGGGGGATAATTTCGAAAGTTTTTATCAGGCGCAGTGCGCCTGGGAAGATGTTATGGCGGAATCGGTCGCCTTACACCTGAAAGGGGAGGTGATAGTTGTCTTGGCGGGAAACGGCCATATCATTCGCAAATTCGGCATTCCCAATCGAGCGTTTAAGCGTTCCGGCACCCCTTTTCGGACTATTTATCTGGCGCCCGCCGGAAGCACGGTGACCCGTGATGTCGCCGACTATATATGGGTAACGCCCTGA